ATTTCCGATGGAATTTAGCAGAATGTCCCCGAATTTTAGATTTCGTGTTTGCTATGAAAAGCAAGGAAGATGCACAAATTGTAAATGTTATCATAAAAGAATTTATCGAAGAAGTGAAACCAGTGTTGTGTCAGTTAAGGAAAGGTAAAATGATTTTAAGTattcgctactctgtttcaaaatatgaaattatggAAAGATAGTAGTGGTTACCAGGTTGTTTTTAAGGCACAGCATAGATAAAaacagaggattccgaatatctggcaaaaattcaaaaacaacatttattaacTCCATCAGAGTTTTTTCTTTCATACATTGACACGTAACATTTACGATTATGATATTAATGTACCCAAAAAAGGAAAAGAACCTTTTTAATGCATTGTAACGTCCCTAGACTTTATTACTTCTCCATTCTGATAAAAAAcaatcgaaaataaaaaaaaatagaccagaatcagttaactttaaaaatatttaaatcaatttatcTTCTTAACGCCCATTGCATAGCATTCCAATGTTTTCATGGTTATCTCTAAACGTTACAATATACTTAATCAACTGTATTATTTCTAATTATTTGGCGTATATCATATATACTTCAGTAAAATATCATTTTTCCTACAAAAGCTCTAAATATTAGATGAACTCATTATAAATACCAGACTAACCATTTTGAccctcgtttcgtctacaaaaaaatgCAGTTGAATCAAACACGATAAAAAAGCTTAATAAAATTTGAAGTTGAGCAACATTGATGATTCAACATTTTGAAAGGTTTTTCCAAATACATCTATATCTGAGacagaaaaaagtatttttgatattcaagTTTTGTGAACAGTTTATTTATGACCATTATAGAATACAACGAAATGGGTTTTTATCTTACATTTATAAAAACAGGTCTGCACGAAATAATCGCGTATAATTACTATAAAAACGTGCTCACAAAATTATGCGGAAGCCAAAAATTAACAAGGAGTTCCTGTTTTAACTATTCAAATGTGTCAGTTAACCATATATGCCACCTGACGTCGAAATTGTCTGATCATGTAGAAGTCTATAgatttagaaaaaagaaaaataacaaaaaatactgatctccaaggaaaattcgaaacggaaattATCGTAAAAAAGATaatatcaaaagttcaaacacatttaATGAATAGAGAACTGTTATAATCTTGACATATGGCACAGGCTTTTCTATATGTAAAacaatgatggattaaacctggtttttaaaAGTAgctaaactctcacttgtatgtcaaTCGTATTAAAGTCCATTATACTGATagcaatgtgtgagcaaaacaaacggACATCATACGTTACATTAATGAAAGAACGAATAAATAAAACTCAAAGGACTGACTTTTTGCattgaattaaaatatattttgtcgtttttcagtACTTATTCACGGTGACCTTAATGAAAGTAACATTCTGCTCAAGGAGGGTCAATCCAGCGTTCCACAGGAAACACGACATTGCGATGTTATAGGTATAATTGACTTCTTGGACATGCATAACAGTTACACAATAACTGACTTAGCAATTTTGATAGCACACATGTCTACGGAGTGTAAATGTATGGACCCACTAGATTCAGGAGGGCACATCATAGCAGGATATCTTACAGAAAGAAAACTTACAGCTTCAGAAATCGATATTCTGAGGATATTAATCTGTTGTAGAATATCACATGTTGTAGTTGTGTCAGAGTATACTCTCACAATGGACCCTGGTAACAAATACATATTATCTTTCATCGAAAGGTATAAACCTCTTCTTTGGAAATACTGGAACACATCAAAAGCTGAACTGCATGAACGATGGAAGACAATTCTTAAAGAATACGGCATGAAACATTTATACATGgttaaaaatgataatgaaagCATTTAACTTGAATGTTGTTAGCTGCAATTTAGACAAGCATGAACCTGTGTTTTCTATTTGTTTCCAA
The window above is part of the Mytilus galloprovincialis chromosome 4, xbMytGall1.hap1.1, whole genome shotgun sequence genome. Proteins encoded here:
- the LOC143071964 gene encoding hydroxylysine kinase-like isoform X2, with the protein product MLDGAPSQSQNKSSIEDQLNELDADKSKSLFKPNQENKPLIPNNFISDFALKFYGMNVLKFEELNSFDDRNYHITVDSVIKNAYIKDFNKTGYVLKVLNLEDSKIPGLIEAQHAVLKHLRMKKFPGQEFVQNVEGKMWSLQGVTKDSKEVDGPYIFYMLKYMEGDIAISKPYVPATLFNIGKFVGRLQVALEDFDDAFLTERNFRWNLAECPRILDFVFAMKSKEDAQIVNVIIKEFIEEVKPVLCQLRKVLIHGDLNESNILLKEGQSSVPQETRHCDVIGIIDFLDMHNSYTITDLAILIAHMSTECKCMDPLDSGGHIIAGYLTERKLTASEIDILRILICCRISHVVVVSEYTLTMDPGNKYILSFIERYKPLLWKYWNTSKAELHERWKTILKEYGMKHLYMVKNDNESI